The following proteins are encoded in a genomic region of Chloracidobacterium sp.:
- a CDS encoding NADH-quinone oxidoreductase subunit H codes for MISYELALGASVLGVVMLSGTLDLNSIVFAQIHSPFHWFIIPQFIGFVVFLISAFAETNRTPFDLPES; via the coding sequence ATGATCTCGTACGAACTCGCATTAGGAGCATCCGTTCTCGGCGTTGTGATGCTCTCAGGCACTCTGGATCTGAACAGCATCGTCTTCGCTCAGATACATTCGCCGTTCCATTGGTTTATCATCCCGCAGTTCATCGGTTTCGTAGTGTTTTTGATCTCTGCTTTTGCGGAGACAAACCGCACCCCGTTTGACCTGCCGGAGAGCTGA